The window GCTCCGTCGCTTCTCCTTTCCCCGTGAGCGGAACGGTATCCTCAAGCTTTACGCTGTCTCCGCAATATTGGCCGGTATGCAGGTAAACGAGGCCGTCATCGACTGCCTGGTGGACAACGGCATCGACACGCTGTTCGGCATCCCCGGAAAGCAGACCCTCCCGTTGAACGAGTCCATCGGCGAACGGGACGACATCGAGTTCGTGATGGCCCGCCACGAGACCGCGGTCTCTCACCAGGCGTGGGGCTACGCCGAGACGAGCGGCGAGATGGCTGCGACGGTCGTCATCCCCGGCCCCGGAGACATGAACGCGATGAACGGCCTGAAGAACGCGAAAAACGACTGCACGCCGATGCTCCATCTCGCCGTCGAGACCGAACCCGAGATCCGGGGCGGCGACGGCATCCACGAGACGCCGCCCGACACCTACGACAACGTCGTCAAGGAGAACGTCACGGTCGAGACGCCCCACAGCACGGTCGCGGAACTCGAGCGAGCGATCGAGGTCGCTCGCACGCCGCCGAAGGGGCCGGTCCGGGTCGGCATTCCGAAGAACTTCCTCCCGATGGACGTGCCGCTGGCCGCCTCCGGCGAGAGCGAGGGACCCGCGAACGCGCCCGGGGACGTCCCCGCGGACGACCTCGCTGCGGCGGCCGACCTCCTCGCCGACGCGGCCACACCGATTATCGTCGCCGGCGGCGGAGTGCGGTCGGCCGAGGCCGCGGACGAACTCCGGGCCGTCGCGGAACGTCTCGAGGCGCCCGTTATCACGACCTACAAGGGGAAGGGTGTCTTCCCCGACGACCACGAACTGGCCGCGGGCACGCTCTGTGGCGGCACGGGCACGGCCGTCAAGGAGTGCATCGCCGAGGCGGACGCGGCACTGGGCGTCGGCACCGACTTCGACGCGGTGACGACCAAGAACTGGTCGATCGAGATCCCCGAGGACCTCGTTCACGTCACGCTCGAGGCGTCCGACGTCGGCACCGGCTACGAGCCGACGGTCGGGATCGTCGCCGACGCCGCGAAGACGCTGGCGGCGCTCGAGGACGAACTCGCCGACCCCGACCGCGAGATCGCGAACGAGGCAGGGCTCGAGCGCGCCCGGCAGGCACGAACGGGAACCCGAGACCGGATCGCGGCCCTGCGCGAGGGCGACGAACCGCCGCTTACCACCGTCAGCGCGCTCGAGGCGCTCCGGGAGACGATCCCGCGGGACGCCGTCGTGACGGCTGACGCGGGCGGCTTTCGCCTGTGGACGCTGGTCGCGTTCGAGGCGTACGACCCCCGGGACTACGTCAATCCCGGCTCGTGGGCGACGATGGGGACCGGCGTCCCGTCGGCGATCGGGGCGGCCGTCGCGAACCCCGACCAGGACGTCGTCGCGCTCACCGGCGACGGCGGGCTAATGATGTGTGTTCACGAACTGCATACGATCGCCGAGGAAGACGTAGACGTCACCGTAGTCGTCCTCAACAACAGCGACTACGCGATCATCAGCGAGGAGGCCGAGCGCAGCTACCGGATGGACCCCGGCGAGTACGGCTGGACGGACGTGCCGATCGACTTCGTCGCCGTCGCCGACGGGATGGGTCTCGAGACGATGCGCGCGGAGACCCCCGACGGGATCGCCACGACGGTCGGCGAAGCCCTCGAGCGCGACGGGCCGACGCTGGTGGAGGTGCCGACGGATCCCCTCGAGCCCCAGGCGAGCGTCTGGATGAACGCGGACGAGTGACGGCTCGGCGGCGCTGACACGACCCCTCGTCGATCGAACGATCCCGACGATACCGCCCAATTCTGCCGGTTTCGGCCGTCTGGAGTTAGCAATCGTTATGCGGGAGGGTCTCCGTCTGTCCGACACGCATGAGCACGGAGCAGTCGGGCGGGATGAACGACAACGACAGATCCATCACGGGATTCGTGATGATCTCTCACGCCGTCGTCCACACCTACGAGCTCTCTATTCCGATCCTGATGGTGATCTGGCTGACCGAGTTCGACGTGACGACAGCGGTGCTCGGCACTGCGGTCGCGATCGGATACGGGCTGTTCGGCCTCGGGGCCTTGCCTGCAGGTGTCCTCGCCGACAAGTTCGGCTCTCGAGAACTCGTCCTGGCCTGTCTCGCCGGTATGGGCGGCTCCTTCCTCCTGTTGGGTGCCGCACAGGGAATCGTGACGATCACGATCGCGCTCTGTCTCTGGGGCGTCGCCGCCAGCATCTACCACCCCGCGGGCCTCTCGCTGATCTCGACCGGCGTCGAGCAGCGCGGCACCGGCTTCGCCTATCACGGGATGGCCGGCAACTTCGGCATCGCGTTCGGGCCGCTGATCACCGCCGTCCTCCTGCTTTTCTTCGACTGGCGGCTCGTCACGGGCCTGCTCGTCCTGCCGGCGGTGATCGCGATTGCGTACGCGGTCACCGCGAGTTTCGACGAGACCGCGGCCGTCCGTGCCGACGGGGGTGCGGACGCCGACGCCGGGGACGGGGACGGGGGCCCGACCTCGCTGGCCGGCTTCATCGAGGACACCCGCACGCTGTTTACCTTCGGCTTCACGATCGCGATCTTCATCGTGATGATGAACGGGCTGTTCTACCGGGGCACGCTGACTTTCCTGCCGGACGTACTGAGCGGCTTCATGCCGGACGTCGCCGATCAGCTCCAGCTATTCGACCCCGACAGTCCGATGGCCGAGGAGTTCGATCCCGCGTCGTACCTCTACGCCGGCCTGCTGATGGTCGGGATGGCCGGCCAGTTCGTCGGCGGGAAGCTGACCGACCGGATCCCGACGGAGACCGGCCTCGTGGCGATCTTCGGATCGCTGGCCGTCGTGGCCCTCCTCTTCGTCCCCGCGGCCGAAGCCGGGCTGGCCTCGCTGCTCGTCGTCAGCGTGCTGCTCGGGTTCTTCCTCTTTGCCCTGCAGCCGATGTACCAGGCGACGATCGCCGAGTACAGCCCGCCGGGTGACCGGGGGCTCTCCTACGGCTACACCTACCTCGGGACCTTCGGCATCGGCGCCGCCGGCGCGGCGATCACCGGTTACCTCCTCGAGATCACGTCGATCGCGGGAACGTTTGCCGGACTTGCGGCGTTCCCGGCAGTCGGCGCCGTGCTGGCGGTCGTGCTGTACCGGTACGGCGAACGACCCTGATCCGGCCGCCGACCGTTTCGCCCCCTTTCGTTCGAGCGGGCCGGCTTCCAAAAGGGATATCCCGAACCCGGTGTCTCCACCGGTATGGGACCGAACAGCGGGTCGGACGAGGGACCAGGGTCCGACTCGAACGCCGGATCGGGCATCAAGGCCACCGAGACCACCTTCGCCATCGTCGACGCCCTCGCCGACCGCGGGCGGGCGCGCCTGACCGAGATCGCCGACGCCGTCGACGTCGCCAACAGCACGGCTTCGGACCATCTCCGGACACTGCGCGACCACGGCTACGTCGTCGCCGAGGAGGACGGCTACCGGCTCAGCCTCAAATTCATGGACACGGGCGAGCGGGCGAAACGGCACTACCGCGACCTGCTCGAGGCCGCGGATCCCGTCCTCGAGCAACTCGTCGCGGAGACGGGCGAGACGGTCAACCTCGTGGCCGAGGAGAACGGCCGCGGAGTCTACGTGGACCGACGCGTGGGCGAACGCGGCGTCCCGACGGACTCCTGGGTCGGCAGAGGGAAGCCGTTACACACGATTTCGGCTGGCAAGGCCATCCTTGCGGAACTTCCCGGGGAACGGCGCGCGGAACTTCTCGAGGGCGGCCTCGCTGCCGTCTCCGATCGGACGACCACGTCGCGGGACGACCTCGAGGACGAACTCGCCGCGGTCCGCGAGGAGGGCGTCGCGTTCAACGACCGGGAGTCCCACGAGCGGATCCGCGCCGTCGGGGCGCCGATCGTCCTCGAGGGCGACGTCTACGGGGCCGTCTCCGTCGCGGGACCGGCGAAGCGGCTCACCGGCTCCTACTTCCGGGAGGAGATCCCGGACCTGCTGTTGGGGGCGGTCAACGAAATCGAACTCAAACTCGCCTACCGGTGAGGTTCCGTCGCCGTACGTTTAAATACCTATTCCACCCTACAGGGTGACGTATCGATGCCGACCGAGTTTCCCCTCGAGGGCGTCTGCAGGCTTCGGCCGGTCCCCGGCACCGGGAGCACGCCACTCGAGGACGTCGCCCGCGAGTACGCCGCCCTCGCCGAGGAGCACGGCCCCCGAAACGTCCTGGTCCTGAAACGTCACCCCTCGGGGCTGGAGTCGGTTCGCCGCCGCCTCGCCGGGGTCTACGCCGCTGACGGTCCCAGTTCGCCCCGCGTCGAGTCGGTGCCGGAACACGCCTCGAAGGTCCTGGAAGAGTACGACCCGACCCTCGACCGACTCGAGTACGAGGAGCGTATCGAACTCGTCTCGCTCGTGATCGAGGGCGCGAGCCGGGACGTACCGGATTACCTCCGGCGGGCCGCGCGACGGGAGAGTTTCGCCCGCGACGTCGGGCAGTTGCTGCTCGCGGCGACCCGACAGCGGGTTCGACTCGAGGACGTGCCCGAAGCGGAGAGTGCGGACAGCGCCGGGAACGCCCAACGGAGCCGAATCGACGACTGCCTCGCCTTCCTCTACGCGATGAACGACC of the Halobiforma lacisalsi AJ5 genome contains:
- a CDS encoding thiamine pyrophosphate-binding protein, which translates into the protein MQVNEAVIDCLVDNGIDTLFGIPGKQTLPLNESIGERDDIEFVMARHETAVSHQAWGYAETSGEMAATVVIPGPGDMNAMNGLKNAKNDCTPMLHLAVETEPEIRGGDGIHETPPDTYDNVVKENVTVETPHSTVAELERAIEVARTPPKGPVRVGIPKNFLPMDVPLAASGESEGPANAPGDVPADDLAAAADLLADAATPIIVAGGGVRSAEAADELRAVAERLEAPVITTYKGKGVFPDDHELAAGTLCGGTGTAVKECIAEADAALGVGTDFDAVTTKNWSIEIPEDLVHVTLEASDVGTGYEPTVGIVADAAKTLAALEDELADPDREIANEAGLERARQARTGTRDRIAALREGDEPPLTTVSALEALRETIPRDAVVTADAGGFRLWTLVAFEAYDPRDYVNPGSWATMGTGVPSAIGAAVANPDQDVVALTGDGGLMMCVHELHTIAEEDVDVTVVVLNNSDYAIISEEAERSYRMDPGEYGWTDVPIDFVAVADGMGLETMRAETPDGIATTVGEALERDGPTLVEVPTDPLEPQASVWMNADE
- a CDS encoding MFS transporter → MSTEQSGGMNDNDRSITGFVMISHAVVHTYELSIPILMVIWLTEFDVTTAVLGTAVAIGYGLFGLGALPAGVLADKFGSRELVLACLAGMGGSFLLLGAAQGIVTITIALCLWGVAASIYHPAGLSLISTGVEQRGTGFAYHGMAGNFGIAFGPLITAVLLLFFDWRLVTGLLVLPAVIAIAYAVTASFDETAAVRADGGADADAGDGDGGPTSLAGFIEDTRTLFTFGFTIAIFIVMMNGLFYRGTLTFLPDVLSGFMPDVADQLQLFDPDSPMAEEFDPASYLYAGLLMVGMAGQFVGGKLTDRIPTETGLVAIFGSLAVVALLFVPAAEAGLASLLVVSVLLGFFLFALQPMYQATIAEYSPPGDRGLSYGYTYLGTFGIGAAGAAITGYLLEITSIAGTFAGLAAFPAVGAVLAVVLYRYGERP
- a CDS encoding IclR family transcriptional regulator, which codes for MGPNSGSDEGPGSDSNAGSGIKATETTFAIVDALADRGRARLTEIADAVDVANSTASDHLRTLRDHGYVVAEEDGYRLSLKFMDTGERAKRHYRDLLEAADPVLEQLVAETGETVNLVAEENGRGVYVDRRVGERGVPTDSWVGRGKPLHTISAGKAILAELPGERRAELLEGGLAAVSDRTTTSRDDLEDELAAVREEGVAFNDRESHERIRAVGAPIVLEGDVYGAVSVAGPAKRLTGSYFREEIPDLLLGAVNEIELKLAYR